Proteins encoded in a region of the Maridesulfovibrio bastinii DSM 16055 genome:
- a CDS encoding nickel-dependent hydrogenase large subunit — MSQKSAVVAGKNLIIDPVTRIEGHLKIEVEIDNGRVKDAWVGAQLFRGIEKILKGRPPEDAPLFTQRTCGVCTNTHALTSIRAIEDALDIKAPPMAEVIRNLILSALVVHDHLVHFYHLHGLDWIDMASAISANPAKAGKLVAQTSNRSEDPSELYLIQKRLKDFVKTGQLGFLENAYFLGGNPAYHLTPEENLILSAHYFEGLRVQLELARAMALFAGKNPHAQSMVVGGVTCYDSLRPEIIEHFRHIWKITMEFVENAMMPDITMLTMKYPEALKYGSTSNFMAFSDFYDPETGKDPYFKSGIIWGNNLHKHDKMDLDNIAEHVARSWYEGDKARKPYEGETDPQYTSYEDKDKYSWAKAPRYKDEPMETGPLARRAIAYAKKESETTKLLDDFFKKTGMKSEQLFSTMGRTVCRVVETTMLTRRMEGWINTCADRIKAGDDKIYQKWTMPDREIKGVGTCCVTRGALSHWIKIKDGKIDNFQLVVPSTWNLGPRCANGKLSPAEQSLMGCPCPDPDRPVEILRTIHSFDPCIACAVHLIDGRGGEPKKFKVL, encoded by the coding sequence ATGAGTCAAAAATCAGCAGTTGTTGCCGGTAAGAATCTAATTATTGATCCGGTGACCAGAATAGAAGGACATCTCAAAATTGAGGTTGAAATAGATAATGGACGAGTGAAAGACGCATGGGTGGGAGCCCAGCTTTTCAGGGGAATAGAAAAAATACTTAAGGGAAGGCCGCCTGAAGATGCTCCGCTTTTTACTCAAAGAACCTGCGGAGTCTGTACCAACACTCACGCACTTACTTCCATAAGAGCAATTGAGGATGCACTGGATATCAAAGCACCGCCGATGGCTGAAGTAATACGGAACCTTATCCTTTCAGCTCTGGTTGTTCATGATCATCTGGTACACTTTTATCACCTCCACGGGCTTGACTGGATAGATATGGCTTCCGCCATATCAGCAAACCCTGCAAAGGCTGGAAAACTGGTTGCCCAGACCAGCAACAGATCCGAAGATCCATCCGAGCTTTACCTGATCCAGAAAAGATTGAAAGATTTTGTTAAGACAGGACAGTTGGGATTTCTTGAAAATGCATATTTTCTTGGAGGAAACCCGGCTTATCACCTGACCCCGGAAGAAAACCTGATCCTTTCAGCCCATTATTTTGAAGGATTAAGGGTTCAACTTGAGCTTGCCAGAGCCATGGCTCTTTTCGCAGGCAAAAACCCCCATGCCCAGTCCATGGTTGTGGGCGGGGTAACCTGCTATGACAGTTTAAGACCGGAAATAATCGAGCACTTCCGGCACATCTGGAAAATTACAATGGAGTTTGTTGAAAACGCCATGATGCCGGACATAACAATGCTCACCATGAAATATCCTGAGGCTTTGAAATATGGAAGCACATCCAATTTCATGGCTTTCTCCGATTTCTATGACCCGGAAACTGGAAAAGACCCGTATTTCAAATCCGGAATAATCTGGGGAAACAATCTGCATAAACATGATAAAATGGACCTTGATAACATTGCGGAGCATGTAGCCAGAAGCTGGTATGAGGGAGACAAGGCCCGCAAGCCTTATGAAGGCGAAACCGACCCGCAATACACCAGCTATGAAGATAAGGATAAATATTCGTGGGCAAAGGCCCCCAGATACAAAGATGAGCCAATGGAAACAGGCCCTCTGGCCCGTAGAGCCATAGCCTACGCAAAAAAGGAAAGCGAAACGACCAAACTTCTGGATGATTTTTTCAAAAAAACAGGAATGAAATCAGAACAGCTCTTTTCCACCATGGGCCGGACAGTCTGTCGCGTGGTAGAAACAACTATGCTGACCAGACGCATGGAGGGCTGGATTAATACCTGTGCTGACCGCATTAAGGCCGGAGATGATAAAATATACCAGAAATGGACAATGCCTGACCGGGAAATAAAAGGTGTCGGCACCTGCTGCGTAACCAGAGGCGCGCTCTCACACTGGATAAAAATCAAGGACGGTAAAATTGATAACTTCCAGCTTGTTGTGCCTTCAACATGGAACCTTGGACCAAGATGCGCCAATGGAAAGCTCAGTCCTGCCGAACAGTCACTTATGGGCTGTCCGTGTCCTGATCCTGATCGTCCGGTTGAAATTCTGAGAACCATTCACTCCTTTGATCCCTGTATAGCCTGCGCCGTACACCTTATTGACGGCAGAGGCGGTGAACCGAAGAAATTCAAGGTCCTGTAA
- a CDS encoding hydrogenase small subunit produces MPNGNRFDSLKMMAGRKKLDRRDFMKFCTVMGTFIGLGPAAAPQVAEALLNKKRPSVVYLHGAECTGCTEALLRAYEPYFDEIIMSTISLDYCETVMAAAGHASHAALEKALRNPDGYICVIEGGIPTYHGGEYCKVGGETFFQLCARVASKAIATIAMGSCASFGGVQAASPNPSGSKGVNAALESVGVEAINIAGCPPNPMNFVGTVVHLLTKGMPKLDSWNRPKMFFGDTVHAHCPRQEHFNKGEFALSFDSPEAKKGWCLYKLGCKGPYTYNNCPTEMFNQVNWPVKAGAPCIGCSEPNFWDDYSPFFHPIEDNPKS; encoded by the coding sequence ATGCCGAACGGAAACAGATTCGACTCACTAAAAATGATGGCCGGCAGAAAAAAGCTGGACCGTCGTGATTTCATGAAATTCTGCACAGTAATGGGCACTTTTATAGGACTCGGCCCTGCCGCAGCTCCTCAGGTAGCCGAGGCTCTGCTGAATAAAAAAAGACCTTCTGTAGTATATCTGCACGGTGCTGAATGCACAGGATGTACGGAAGCTCTGCTTAGAGCCTATGAGCCATATTTTGATGAAATAATAATGAGTACAATTTCGCTTGATTACTGTGAAACCGTAATGGCGGCAGCAGGACATGCTTCACATGCCGCACTTGAGAAAGCCCTAAGAAATCCGGATGGATATATCTGTGTTATCGAGGGAGGTATTCCAACATATCATGGCGGGGAATACTGCAAAGTAGGTGGAGAGACATTTTTCCAGCTCTGTGCACGGGTCGCATCAAAGGCCATAGCAACTATTGCTATGGGTTCCTGTGCCAGCTTTGGCGGGGTTCAGGCCGCAAGCCCCAACCCTTCCGGATCAAAAGGAGTAAATGCAGCTCTGGAGTCAGTTGGAGTTGAAGCTATAAATATTGCCGGATGCCCGCCAAACCCGATGAATTTTGTTGGAACAGTAGTCCACCTTCTTACAAAAGGTATGCCCAAGCTTGACTCATGGAACCGTCCGAAAATGTTTTTTGGAGACACAGTTCACGCTCACTGCCCGCGGCAGGAGCATTTCAACAAGGGTGAATTCGCACTCAGTTTTGACAGCCCGGAAGCTAAAAAAGGATGGTGCCTCTACAAGCTGGGATGCAAGGGACCATATACTTACAACAACTGCCCCACAGAAATGTTTAATCAGGTTAACTGGCCCGTTAAGGCCGGAGCTCCATGTATCGGATGCAGCGAACCCAATTTCTGGGATGACTATTCTCCGTTCTTCCACCCGATTGAAGACAATCCCAAGAGCTAA
- a CDS encoding cytochrome c3 family protein encodes MLKRILPFISAVAIAFLAITAVQAYEVPDKITIVRPAGNKKLNTWVKEVKFPHGFHAINVACKKCHHKESGKTLGEFVPCRECHVSDDPNDKSGFYRAWHSDGPPSCLGCHTQMRTKGGKNPVGCTTACHKPG; translated from the coding sequence ATGCTGAAAAGGATTCTGCCTTTCATCTCTGCCGTAGCTATTGCTTTTCTGGCGATAACTGCGGTTCAGGCATACGAGGTGCCCGACAAAATCACTATCGTACGGCCAGCTGGAAACAAAAAATTAAACACATGGGTAAAAGAAGTTAAATTTCCTCATGGATTCCATGCAATCAATGTTGCCTGTAAGAAATGCCATCACAAGGAATCAGGAAAAACTCTGGGAGAATTCGTTCCCTGCCGTGAATGTCATGTGAGTGACGATCCTAATGACAAAAGCGGTTTTTACAGAGCCTGGCACTCCGATGGCCCCCCGAGCTGTCTTGGATGCCATACCCAGATGCGGACCAAAGGCGGTAAAAATCCTGTAGGCTGTACCACAGCCTGTCACAAGCCCGGCTAG
- a CDS encoding cytochrome c3 family protein — protein MKNRYIPIITISVVLALVAAVGFLIPPAVQDAPTRVVLDNSGGRVIFNHLTHVDDYGLECSDCHHDDIGQDTPIACGNCHPAAFDKKFKAEHMKNFKSDEACLRCHDEKPTGPLSEEDRPDIESIPTRSEAFHKQCMSCHEDMGGPYGEDSCYECHAR, from the coding sequence TTGAAAAACAGATATATCCCGATAATTACAATCTCAGTTGTTTTAGCCCTTGTGGCGGCTGTCGGTTTTTTAATACCGCCGGCAGTACAGGACGCACCAACCCGTGTAGTCCTTGATAACAGCGGTGGTAGAGTTATTTTCAATCATCTCACACATGTTGATGACTATGGTCTGGAGTGTTCCGATTGTCACCACGATGATATCGGACAGGATACTCCTATTGCCTGTGGCAACTGTCATCCCGCTGCTTTTGATAAAAAATTCAAAGCAGAACACATGAAAAATTTCAAAAGTGATGAAGCATGTCTCCGCTGTCATGATGAAAAGCCCACTGGTCCTCTGTCCGAAGAAGACAGACCGGATATTGAATCCATCCCGACCAGATCCGAGGCTTTCCATAAACAGTGTATGTCCTGCCATGAAGACATGGGCGGACCTTACGGTGAAGACTCCTGTTACGAATGTCATGCGAGGTAA
- a CDS encoding 4Fe-4S dicluster domain-containing protein produces the protein MPMLKIHYSLESDLKKDIVDIPAPDEINIRVSNLVLKTGKGKKIAKGELIAEHPSRFGGAYHAPVSGKVTKVNYHHITIKSDGTDNCVEPVDLSSLETGKELLRTLQGLGVDVAPLSSASRLLIINGLNPEPGISVTEQLLRVELKTIEAGLEMARRFIAPEQTVLAVSAGSPYRLDGAEIKQIKPKYPNSLDALVAKKVTGKEFPEETRIMSVVDLYRIGKIVLSGLPITDTTITVGDTNYHIPLGTPIRHLVEYLGLEVSSGDKVVLGGPFRGEAVYSLSEGVKKADHGLFVVKAGSFPAIEDATCINCGECVLNCPARIQANLISRYAEFEMFDHAVRHGLHSCLECGLCSFNCTARRPLLQYIRFAKTQLMNQGAGEQEQG, from the coding sequence ATGCCGATGCTTAAAATTCATTACTCACTCGAATCAGATCTGAAAAAGGATATCGTAGATATTCCGGCACCTGATGAAATAAATATCAGAGTCAGCAACCTCGTTCTGAAGACCGGCAAAGGAAAGAAAATAGCCAAAGGCGAGCTTATTGCCGAACATCCCTCCAGATTCGGCGGTGCATACCACGCTCCTGTTTCAGGTAAAGTTACCAAGGTTAACTACCACCATATCACTATCAAAAGTGACGGTACTGATAACTGTGTTGAGCCGGTTGATTTGAGTTCTCTTGAAACCGGTAAAGAGCTTTTACGTACTCTGCAGGGGCTGGGTGTTGATGTTGCACCGCTTTCATCTGCTTCCAGACTGCTCATTATAAACGGACTTAATCCCGAACCGGGAATATCTGTTACCGAGCAGCTTCTTAGAGTCGAGCTGAAAACTATCGAAGCCGGACTTGAAATGGCCCGCAGATTTATAGCTCCCGAACAGACCGTTCTGGCTGTGTCTGCCGGTTCTCCATATAGACTGGACGGCGCTGAGATAAAGCAGATCAAGCCCAAGTATCCGAATTCCCTCGATGCTCTGGTTGCTAAAAAAGTGACTGGAAAAGAGTTTCCCGAGGAAACCAGAATAATGAGTGTTGTTGATCTCTACAGGATCGGAAAGATTGTTTTAAGCGGTCTTCCTATCACCGATACTACAATAACAGTCGGCGACACCAACTATCATATCCCTCTGGGAACCCCGATCAGACATCTGGTTGAATACCTCGGCCTTGAAGTCAGCAGCGGCGACAAGGTTGTGCTTGGCGGACCTTTCCGCGGTGAGGCTGTCTACAGCCTTTCAGAGGGCGTTAAAAAAGCTGACCACGGACTTTTTGTAGTCAAGGCTGGTTCTTTCCCCGCCATTGAGGATGCAACCTGCATCAACTGCGGTGAGTGTGTGCTTAACTGTCCCGCTAGAATTCAGGCAAACCTGATCAGCCGTTATGCTGAGTTCGAAATGTTCGACCATGCGGTCAGGCACGGACTTCACAGCTGTCTGGAATGCGGTCTCTGTTCATTCAACTGTACCGCCAGAAGACCTCTTTTGCAGTACATTCGTTTTGCTAAAACCCAGCTCATGAATCAGGGAGCCGGGGAGCAGGAACAGGGTTAG
- a CDS encoding RnfABCDGE type electron transport complex subunit D — protein MTPPVIKAMSDVAVRLTVSPAPHWRSKRTVEKMMMCHLLALVPAMAMAIYMFGIRAASLAGIAGAVAVVTEAVCLKLQNRDINVDNYSALYEGVLFAFLLPAGAPWWLAAIGAVVTIALGRTVFGGFGCNPVCAPLVAWAFCRLSWPQAMDIDFNTAQFAMNYPLDQLKHFGVDSLYQFDYKNLFYGFQLGGIGSSQVAALLVGGIFLIATGWIRIFIPLSFLIGVAGTATLFWGIDPSVYADPLFHILTGSTVFAAFFLAPDVASSPVGKIPQILFGLIAGIMVVIIRVYGIYPDGVPFAIMIANLLTPLLDRVRPKPFGGR, from the coding sequence ATGACTCCTCCCGTAATTAAAGCAATGTCGGACGTAGCCGTAAGACTGACCGTATCACCGGCTCCGCACTGGCGCAGTAAGCGCACAGTGGAGAAGATGATGATGTGTCATCTGCTGGCTCTTGTCCCGGCAATGGCAATGGCAATTTATATGTTCGGTATCCGGGCTGCCTCACTTGCAGGCATAGCCGGAGCCGTAGCGGTTGTTACTGAGGCCGTATGTCTTAAGCTTCAGAACCGTGACATCAATGTAGACAACTACAGTGCTCTTTATGAAGGCGTCCTTTTTGCCTTTCTGCTCCCGGCAGGCGCACCGTGGTGGCTTGCAGCAATAGGAGCCGTGGTAACCATAGCTCTTGGCCGTACCGTATTCGGAGGCTTCGGATGTAATCCCGTCTGTGCTCCTCTGGTTGCGTGGGCTTTCTGCAGACTCTCCTGGCCGCAGGCTATGGATATTGATTTCAATACCGCACAGTTCGCCATGAACTATCCACTTGATCAGCTCAAGCATTTCGGCGTGGATAGCCTGTATCAGTTTGACTACAAGAATCTTTTCTACGGCTTTCAGCTTGGCGGCATCGGTTCCTCACAGGTCGCAGCACTTCTTGTCGGTGGAATATTCCTTATAGCCACCGGCTGGATTCGCATTTTTATTCCGCTTTCATTCCTTATCGGAGTAGCCGGAACAGCAACCCTGTTCTGGGGAATTGATCCTTCTGTATATGCTGATCCGCTTTTTCATATCCTTACCGGAAGCACGGTTTTTGCCGCGTTCTTCCTTGCCCCTGATGTAGCCTCCAGCCCTGTGGGAAAAATACCGCAGATTCTGTTCGGATTGATAGCCGGTATTATGGTCGTGATTATCCGTGTCTACGGAATTTATCCCGACGGAGTGCCCTTTGCCATCATGATTGCGAACCTGCTCACCCCGCTTTTGGACAGGGTGCGCCCCAAACCTTTCGGAGGCAGATAA
- the rnfG gene encoding RnfABCDGE type electron transport complex subunit G — translation MREIIHMIVVLSLICAASGTLLVNLKKATKSQIEQQVLTYVQGPALLSVLKDRDNDPIKERVKIKGVNVFPAMKDGKLIGVAIESFAPGYSGNIGVMVGFNMQKDALLGIGITTQTETPGIGTRVTKPSFTSRFVGHDLKSMQLKSKGGDVDGISGATYSSTGTVDAVRKAIETFNGIKPEILKIWQTS, via the coding sequence ATGCGTGAAATTATTCATATGATCGTAGTCCTGTCACTTATCTGTGCCGCTTCAGGAACACTTCTGGTGAACCTGAAAAAAGCAACTAAAAGCCAGATCGAGCAGCAGGTACTGACTTATGTTCAGGGTCCGGCCCTTCTTTCTGTTCTTAAGGATCGTGACAACGATCCCATCAAGGAAAGAGTTAAAATTAAAGGTGTCAATGTTTTTCCGGCTATGAAAGACGGCAAACTCATCGGCGTGGCAATTGAATCATTTGCTCCGGGTTATTCCGGAAACATCGGCGTAATGGTCGGATTCAATATGCAGAAAGATGCATTGCTGGGAATCGGAATTACAACTCAGACCGAGACTCCGGGAATAGGAACAAGAGTTACCAAACCGTCATTTACCTCAAGATTTGTAGGGCATGATCTCAAAAGCATGCAGCTCAAATCCAAAGGTGGTGATGTCGACGGTATTTCCGGTGCCACCTATTCATCCACCGGTACTGTTGATGCCGTTCGTAAAGCCATTGAGACTTTCAACGGAATCAAGCCTGAAATCCTCAAAATCTGGCAGACTTCATAG
- the rsxE gene encoding electron transport complex subunit RsxE yields the protein MSAIVKEFVKGLWEELPPFRVVLGLCPTLAVTSNAENGLGMGVAVVFVLTLSNLIISALRKIIPTKVRIACFIVIAASLVVAVELLMQAYTYPLYQKLGIFVPLIVVNCLILGRAEAFASKNPIMLSIADALGMGIGFTLSLTFLGAIREILGSGTIFGHAIMWESFHPAGFMVKAPGAFVALGLILAGMNAFNRYQSRKKGETPPDCQNSTCASCGACGSCNSINER from the coding sequence GTGAGCGCTATAGTTAAAGAATTTGTCAAAGGACTATGGGAAGAGCTTCCGCCGTTCAGGGTTGTTCTTGGTCTGTGTCCAACACTGGCTGTTACTTCAAATGCGGAAAATGGTCTTGGAATGGGAGTCGCGGTCGTGTTTGTTCTGACTCTGTCAAACCTGATCATTTCCGCTTTAAGAAAAATAATACCTACCAAGGTTCGTATCGCCTGCTTCATTGTTATTGCTGCTTCACTGGTTGTTGCCGTTGAGCTGCTCATGCAGGCTTATACCTATCCGCTTTATCAGAAGCTCGGAATTTTTGTTCCGCTTATTGTTGTTAACTGTCTCATTCTTGGTCGTGCTGAAGCTTTCGCATCCAAGAATCCGATTATGCTTTCCATTGCCGATGCTCTGGGTATGGGAATCGGTTTTACCCTGTCGCTTACTTTTCTCGGTGCTATCCGCGAAATACTCGGAAGCGGAACCATTTTCGGGCATGCAATCATGTGGGAAAGTTTTCATCCAGCCGGATTCATGGTCAAGGCTCCCGGCGCATTCGTTGCTTTGGGACTGATACTGGCCGGCATGAATGCCTTCAATCGTTATCAGAGCCGCAAGAAAGGTGAAACACCTCCCGATTGCCAGAATTCAACCTGTGCAAGCTGCGGTGCCTGCGGTTCCTGCAACTCAATTAACGAACGCTAG
- a CDS encoding electron transport complex protein RnfA — MEYFLLFISATFINNIVLVQYLGACPFMGTSKSTDVAIGMGSAVIFVILMATAFTWPLQHYVLDPYGIGYLQTIVFILVIASLVQFVEMFLKKAIPPLYKSLGLFLPLITTNCAVLGVAIMVQRSEYSFVKSLVFAFSSGVGFLVALVIISSIRERLDIAPVPSVFRGVPIALIMAGIMSLAFFAFKGMAA, encoded by the coding sequence ATGGAATACTTCCTGCTTTTTATCTCCGCCACTTTTATCAATAACATCGTACTGGTTCAGTATCTTGGTGCCTGCCCGTTCATGGGAACATCCAAGTCCACCGATGTAGCCATCGGAATGGGTAGTGCGGTTATTTTTGTTATTCTGATGGCAACCGCTTTCACCTGGCCGTTGCAGCATTATGTGCTCGACCCTTATGGAATCGGATATCTGCAGACCATTGTTTTTATTCTGGTCATTGCATCACTTGTTCAGTTCGTGGAGATGTTCCTCAAAAAAGCCATTCCACCGCTGTATAAGTCTCTGGGACTTTTTCTGCCCCTTATCACAACAAACTGCGCCGTGCTTGGCGTGGCTATCATGGTTCAGCGCAGCGAATATTCGTTCGTTAAATCACTGGTTTTCGCGTTCTCATCCGGTGTAGGTTTCCTTGTTGCGCTGGTAATTATTTCTTCCATTCGTGAAAGACTGGATATCGCACCGGTTCCAAGTGTGTTCAGAGGGGTTCCCATCGCTTTGATCATGGCTGGAATTATGTCTCTGGCGTTCTTTGCCTTTAAGGGCATGGCTGCCTAA